One genomic segment of bacterium includes these proteins:
- a CDS encoding winged helix-turn-helix transcriptional regulator: MTDPIPTPRPGAWTFLSNHGHVLMALSRDPGARVRDVAAAVGITERAVLSILSDLEAEGIVERVREGRRNRYVLHLGAPLRHPLEAHRTVGELVGVVVGDGAARR; encoded by the coding sequence ATGACCGACCCGATCCCGACCCCTCGTCCGGGCGCCTGGACGTTCCTCAGCAACCACGGCCACGTGCTGATGGCCCTCAGCCGCGACCCCGGCGCCCGCGTGCGCGACGTGGCGGCGGCGGTGGGCATCACCGAGCGGGCCGTGCTGTCGATCCTGTCCGACCTGGAGGCCGAGGGGATCGTCGAGCGGGTGCGCGAGGGGCGGCGCAACCGCTACGTCCTGCACCTCGGGGCGCCCCTGCGGCATCCCCTGGAGGCCCACCGCACGGTGGGCGAGCTGGTCGGGGTCGTCGTCGGAGACGGCGCCGCGCGGCGCTGA
- the purE gene encoding 5-(carboxyamino)imidazole ribonucleotide mutase, which translates to MTTPQAPAAAPLVGVIMGSASDWPTLRHAADVLTAFGIPHECRVVSAHRTPDAMADYARTAEERGLRAIIAGAGGAAHLPGMVAAGTTVPVLGVPIESRVLRGVDSLLSIVQMPAGVPVGTLAIGEAGAKNAALLAAAMLATTDADLRERLRGFRAEQADKALRSELS; encoded by the coding sequence ATGACCACCCCGCAAGCGCCCGCCGCCGCCCCGCTGGTCGGCGTCATCATGGGCAGCGCCTCGGACTGGCCGACCCTGCGCCACGCCGCCGACGTGCTGACCGCCTTCGGCATCCCCCACGAGTGCCGCGTCGTCTCGGCCCACCGCACCCCCGACGCCATGGCCGACTACGCCCGCACCGCCGAGGAGCGCGGCCTGCGCGCCATCATCGCCGGCGCCGGCGGGGCCGCCCACCTGCCCGGCATGGTCGCCGCCGGCACCACCGTGCCGGTGCTCGGCGTGCCCATCGAGAGCCGCGTGCTGCGGGGGGTCGACTCGCTGCTCAGCATCGTGCAGATGCCGGCCGGGGTCCCGGTGGGGACCCTCGCCATCGGCGAGGCCGGGGCGAAGAACGCCGCCTTGCTCGCCGCGGCGATGCTCGCCACCACCGACGCCGACCTGCGCGAGCGCCTGCGCGGCTTCCGCGCCGAGCAGGCCGACAAGGCGCTGCGATCGGAGCTGTCGTGA
- a CDS encoding 5-(carboxyamino)imidazole ribonucleotide synthase has translation MTAPILPGATLGVLGGGQLGRMFTIAARRMGYRVTVFAPGDDTPAGQVAYREVRAPYEDLDAVRTFARGVSVVTFEFENVPAATAAAAAEGAPVRPAGSLLHTTQHRRREKEALAAAGVPVARFAAIETADDLDVAVARVGTPAILKTAAWGYDGKGQARCADAAAVAAAWQEMGRQPAVLETVVPFAREISVVAARGIDGEVAIYDPFENVHVDHILDLTISPPDLPPATAARARDLARTLLEAWNVVGLICVEMFVLEDGDLVVNEVAPRPHNSGHLTIDAHACSQFEQQVRAVCGLPLGAVAPTTPAAMANLLGDLWAQGEPDWAAALATPGVMLHLYGKGEPRPGRKMGHLTAVAPTAAVAAERARAARAAMAR, from the coding sequence GTGACCGCGCCCATCCTGCCCGGCGCGACGCTGGGTGTCCTCGGCGGCGGCCAGCTGGGCCGCATGTTCACCATCGCGGCCCGGCGCATGGGCTACCGCGTGACGGTCTTCGCGCCGGGCGACGACACTCCCGCCGGACAGGTCGCCTACCGCGAGGTGCGGGCCCCGTACGAAGACCTCGACGCGGTCCGCACCTTCGCGCGCGGCGTCTCGGTGGTGACCTTCGAGTTCGAGAACGTGCCCGCCGCCACGGCCGCCGCCGCGGCCGAGGGCGCCCCCGTGCGTCCGGCCGGATCGCTCCTGCACACGACCCAGCACCGGCGGCGCGAGAAGGAGGCCCTCGCGGCGGCGGGCGTGCCGGTGGCGCGGTTCGCCGCCATCGAGACGGCCGACGACCTCGACGTCGCCGTGGCCCGCGTCGGCACGCCGGCGATCCTCAAGACCGCGGCCTGGGGCTACGACGGCAAGGGCCAGGCCCGCTGCGCCGACGCCGCCGCCGTCGCCGCGGCGTGGCAGGAGATGGGGCGGCAGCCCGCGGTGCTCGAGACGGTCGTCCCCTTCGCGCGCGAGATCTCGGTCGTCGCCGCCCGCGGGATCGACGGCGAGGTCGCGATCTACGACCCCTTCGAGAACGTCCACGTCGACCACATCCTGGACCTGACCATCTCCCCGCCCGACCTGCCGCCCGCGACGGCGGCGCGGGCCCGCGACCTCGCGCGCACCCTGCTCGAGGCCTGGAACGTGGTCGGCCTGATCTGCGTGGAGATGTTCGTGCTGGAGGACGGTGACCTGGTGGTGAACGAAGTGGCGCCCAGGCCCCACAACTCCGGGCACCTGACCATCGACGCCCACGCCTGCAGCCAGTTCGAGCAGCAGGTGCGCGCCGTGTGCGGGTTGCCGCTCGGGGCGGTCGCGCCGACCACGCCGGCGGCCATGGCCAATCTCCTGGGCGATCTGTGGGCGCAGGGGGAGCCGGACTGGGCCGCGGCGCTGGCCACGCCGGGCGTGATGCTTCACCTCTACGGCAAGGGCGAGCCCCGTCCGGGACGCAAGATGGGCCACCTGACGGCCGTGGCGCCGACGGCGGCGGTGGCCGCCGAGCGGGCGCGGGCGGCGCGGGCGGCCATGGCCCGCTGA
- a CDS encoding 2Fe-2S iron-sulfur cluster binding domain-containing protein, translated as MATIKTRSRKITVIDGAAMEAAHDVGVLFGCLSAVCGKCATTVKSGLNNLTPATAEEKAMGLEPGRRLMCQCRINKGTVVLDID; from the coding sequence ATGGCCACCATCAAGACCCGCTCCCGCAAGATCACCGTCATCGACGGCGCCGCCATGGAGGCCGCCCACGACGTGGGTGTGCTCTTCGGCTGCCTGAGCGCCGTGTGCGGCAAGTGCGCCACCACCGTCAAGAGCGGCCTGAACAACCTGACCCCGGCCACCGCAGAGGAGAAGGCCATGGGCCTCGAGCCCGGCCGACGGCTCATGTGCCAGTGCCGGATCAACAAGGGCACGGTGGTGCTGGATATCGACTGA
- a CDS encoding S8 family serine peptidase: MSPRLSPPRRSCGIAALLLAALLNAPAAAREPAPLAPAAFTPGEVLVMLRPGGAKADDPALKAVFAHHGLKVAAERRRTGGDVLTLRRPDADVMRIVRELNAGGLVRAASPDYHFTLQALPNDPMLGLQWAVWEPGDADVDLDEAWDIATGDPAVTIAIIDTGVDWTHPDLLHTVWQNLAEIPGNGLDDDGNGWIDDLHGWDAGNGDPDARPEPYFESGLDVGFHGTHCAGIAAAQADNGVGIAGAGRGCSLMGLKVNDSASQITLEAIAEAVDYAVVNGADVISMSFGGALVEFSFMQALMDDANAAGVVCVAAAGNGGDNVAVYPAALDGVIAVGATDDLDQRASFSTWGDWVDVAAPGQSIWSTVQSNYTWGFVEQILYTLYGWDGLNPYMYSDGTSMACPLVAGVCGLVRSARPDLTPDQVRDRLVATGDALVYDHPIGVKINARAALDGLLATPAHDLPRAAGFTGIAPNPFNPATRIGYTLEAAGPVHLAVYDLRGALVRTLVAGDRPAGAHEVAWDGRDDAGRAVAGGVYAVRLRAGDGEQVRKVALVK; this comes from the coding sequence ATGTCGCCCCGCCTGTCCCCGCCGCGCCGTTCGTGCGGCATCGCCGCCCTGCTCCTCGCCGCCCTGCTGAACGCCCCCGCGGCCGCCCGCGAACCCGCGCCTCTCGCACCCGCCGCCTTCACCCCCGGCGAGGTCCTGGTCATGCTGCGCCCCGGCGGCGCCAAGGCCGACGACCCCGCCCTGAAGGCCGTCTTCGCCCACCACGGCCTGAAGGTGGCCGCCGAGCGCCGCCGCACCGGCGGCGACGTGCTCACCCTGCGCCGGCCCGATGCCGACGTCATGCGCATCGTGCGCGAATTGAACGCCGGCGGCCTGGTGCGCGCCGCCTCGCCCGACTACCACTTCACCCTGCAGGCCCTGCCCAACGACCCCATGCTCGGCCTGCAGTGGGCCGTGTGGGAGCCGGGCGACGCCGACGTCGATCTGGACGAGGCCTGGGACATCGCCACCGGCGATCCGGCGGTCACCATCGCCATCATCGACACGGGCGTCGACTGGACCCACCCCGACCTGCTGCACACCGTGTGGCAGAACCTCGCCGAGATCCCCGGCAACGGGCTGGACGACGACGGCAACGGCTGGATCGACGACCTGCACGGCTGGGACGCGGGCAACGGCGACCCCGACGCGCGGCCCGAGCCCTACTTCGAGAGCGGCCTGGACGTGGGCTTCCACGGCACCCACTGCGCGGGCATCGCCGCGGCCCAGGCCGACAACGGCGTGGGCATCGCCGGCGCCGGCCGGGGCTGCAGCCTCATGGGCCTGAAGGTGAACGACAGCGCGAGCCAGATCACCCTGGAGGCCATCGCCGAGGCCGTCGACTACGCGGTGGTCAACGGCGCCGACGTCATCTCGATGAGCTTCGGCGGCGCGCTCGTCGAGTTCTCGTTCATGCAGGCGCTCATGGACGACGCCAACGCCGCCGGCGTGGTGTGCGTCGCGGCCGCGGGCAACGGGGGCGACAATGTGGCCGTGTACCCGGCCGCCCTGGACGGCGTGATTGCCGTGGGCGCCACCGACGACCTCGACCAGCGCGCCTCGTTCTCCACCTGGGGCGACTGGGTCGACGTGGCGGCCCCCGGCCAGTCGATCTGGTCGACGGTGCAGAGCAACTACACGTGGGGCTTCGTGGAGCAGATCCTCTACACCCTGTACGGCTGGGACGGCCTGAATCCCTACATGTACAGCGACGGCACCTCCATGGCGTGCCCGCTGGTGGCCGGCGTGTGCGGCCTGGTCCGCTCGGCCCGGCCCGACCTCACGCCCGACCAGGTGCGCGATCGCCTCGTCGCCACCGGCGACGCCCTCGTCTACGACCACCCCATCGGCGTGAAGATCAACGCGCGCGCCGCCCTCGACGGCCTGCTGGCCACACCGGCCCACGACCTGCCGCGGGCGGCGGGTTTCACGGGCATCGCGCCGAATCCGTTCAACCCGGCCACCCGCATCGGCTACACCCTCGAGGCGGCTGGGCCGGTCCACCTCGCGGTGTACGACCTGCGCGGGGCCCTGGTGCGCACGCTCGTGGCGGGCGACCGTCCGGCGGGTGCGCACGAGGTGGCCTGGGACGGGCGCGACGACGCGGGGCGGGCGGTGGCGGGGGGCGTGTACGCGGTGCGGTTGCGGGCGGGGGACGGCGAGCAGGTGCGCAAGGTGGCGCTGGTCAAGTGA
- a CDS encoding lamin tail domain-containing protein, whose product MTPKKLLLAASLAILTVAAAPLAGAGLVINEIDYDQPGPDGAEFVEIYNTGPDPVDLFEYRLEFWNGANTTLYNAFSLVGILNPGEFHVVCASNLTVPNCDQDVTPDTNLIQNGAPDAVVLTRQTVIIDAVSYEGEVPGYNEGQGATTDTALTFDSINRYPDGVDTDDNSVDF is encoded by the coding sequence ATGACACCGAAGAAGCTTCTGCTCGCCGCAAGCCTCGCCATCCTCACCGTGGCCGCCGCCCCGCTCGCCGGGGCCGGCCTCGTCATCAACGAGATCGACTACGACCAGCCGGGTCCCGACGGCGCCGAGTTCGTCGAGATCTACAACACCGGGCCCGACCCCGTCGATCTCTTCGAATACCGCCTCGAGTTCTGGAACGGGGCCAACACGACCCTCTACAACGCCTTCTCCCTGGTCGGGATCCTCAACCCCGGCGAGTTCCACGTCGTGTGCGCCTCGAACCTGACCGTTCCCAACTGCGACCAGGACGTCACGCCCGACACGAACCTGATCCAGAACGGCGCGCCCGACGCCGTGGTGCTCACGCGCCAGACCGTGATCATCGACGCGGTGAGCTACGAGGGCGAGGTGCCGGGCTACAACGAGGGCCAGGGCGCCACCACCGACACCGCCCTGACCTTCGACAGCATCAACCGCTATCCGGACGGCGTCGACACCGACGACAACTCCGTCGACTTCTA
- the rarD gene encoding EamA family transporter RarD — protein MSTPPALPDDPRRQRAGVAYATAAYGAWGVLPLYFKAVHAVPSLEVLAHRIVWSLVFLLGLTAARRQWDRLGLLLRSPRTQLTLMVTTVLIATNWLLFIWSIANGRLVEASLGYFINPLFSVLLGFVFLRERLRRWQTVAVLLALVAIVLMTVRLGRPPVIALALAFSFGVYGLLRKQVPATGIQGLTVETMMLAPVALGWAAWRWRSGELVFLHGPTTLNVLLPLAGVFTALPLIWFAEGARRLRLATLGFLQYLAPTGQLLLAVLAFGEPFTRDHLLSFGLIWIALVLYSFDTWRGTRRRPVSGAGA, from the coding sequence ATGAGCACACCGCCTGCCCTCCCGGACGACCCCCGGCGCCAGCGCGCCGGCGTGGCCTACGCCACGGCCGCCTACGGCGCCTGGGGCGTGCTGCCGCTGTACTTCAAGGCCGTCCACGCCGTGCCCTCGCTCGAGGTGCTGGCCCACCGCATCGTGTGGTCGCTGGTCTTCCTGCTCGGTCTGACGGCGGCGCGTCGCCAGTGGGACCGTCTCGGCCTGCTCCTGCGCAGCCCGCGCACCCAGCTGACCCTCATGGTCACGACGGTCCTCATCGCGACGAACTGGCTGCTCTTCATCTGGTCCATCGCCAACGGGCGGCTCGTCGAGGCGAGCCTGGGCTACTTCATCAACCCCCTGTTCAGCGTGCTGCTGGGCTTCGTCTTCCTGCGCGAGCGCCTGCGCCGGTGGCAGACCGTGGCGGTGCTGCTGGCCCTGGTGGCCATCGTGCTGATGACGGTGCGCCTGGGCCGGCCGCCGGTGATCGCGCTCGCCCTCGCCTTCAGCTTCGGCGTGTACGGCCTGCTGCGGAAGCAGGTGCCGGCCACGGGCATCCAGGGCCTGACGGTGGAGACCATGATGCTCGCGCCGGTGGCCCTGGGCTGGGCCGCGTGGCGCTGGCGGTCGGGCGAGCTGGTCTTCCTGCACGGCCCGACGACGCTGAACGTGCTGCTGCCCCTGGCCGGCGTCTTCACGGCCCTGCCCCTGATCTGGTTCGCCGAGGGCGCGCGGCGCCTGCGTCTGGCCACGCTGGGGTTCCTGCAGTACCTGGCGCCCACGGGGCAGCTGCTGCTGGCGGTGCTGGCCTTCGGCGAGCCCTTCACCCGCGACCACCTGCTCAGCTTCGGCCTGATCTGGATCGCGCTCGTGCTCTACTCGTTCGACACGTGGCGGGGCACGCGGCGGCGGCCCGTGTCCGGGGCGGGGGCCTGA